A stretch of the Conger conger chromosome 3, fConCon1.1, whole genome shotgun sequence genome encodes the following:
- the plp1a gene encoding proteolipid protein 1a isoform X1, with product MESDKGLKPDALDSTDQRPCVLLVPLDKPAPPTSCYDCCVRCLGGVPYTSLVATLMCFSGIALFCGCGHQALAETERLIETYFARNLQDYITLAYLIQYFQYIIYGLASFFFLYCILLLAEGFYTTSAVKQTFGEFRSTVCGRCLSTTFIVVTYVLAVIWLLVFAISALPVYFFYNMATTCHTIDELSETATSINQLCIDARQYGLLPWDALPGKACGMTLSTVCQTREFFLTYDLYIAAFAGAGITLLALIQCFLRLVMGRLYLKERLKRESEASQGFMMFRSLSKEQNGSLCSPYTPPDLDV from the exons ATGGAAAGCGACAAAGGACTGAAACCGGACGCCCTCGATTCCACGGATCAGAGGCCGTGTGTTCTCCTCGTCCCGTTGGACAAACCCGCTCCTCCAACAA GTTGTTATGACTGCTGTGTGCGCTGCTTGGGTGGGGTGCCCTACACGTCCCTGGTGGCCACCCTGATGTGCTTCTCGGGCATCGCGCTGTTCTGCGGCTGTGGGCACCAGGCGCTGGCTGAGACGGAGCGGCTCATCGAAACATACTTCGCCCGCAACCTGCAGGACTACATCACCCTGGCCTACCT TATCCAGTATTTCCAGTACATTATCTATGGCCTGGcctctttcttcttcctctactGCATCCTGTTACTGGCAGAGGGCTTTTACACCACCAGTGCGGTCAAGCAGACTTTCGGGGAGTTCCGTAGCACGGTGTGCGGGCGCTGCCTCAGCACCACG TTCATCGTGGTGACCTACGTCCTGGCCGTCATCTGGCTCTTGGTTTTCGCCATCTCAGCACTGCCTGTGTACTTCTTCTACAACATGGCTACCACCTGCCACACCATTGACGAGCTGTCTGAGACGGCCACCAGCATCAACCAGCTGTGCATAGATGCCAGGCAGTATG GATTGCTGCCCTGGGACGCATTGCCGGGAAAAGCTTGCGGAATGACCCTGTCGACTGTTTGCCAAACGAGGGAG TTCTTCCTGACCTATGACCTCTACATAGCCGCCTTTGCCGGAGCAGGGATCACACTGTTGGCACTG ATTCAGTGCTTTCTGCGACTGGTTATGGGTCGCTTGTACTTGAAGGAGAGATTGAAGCGGGAGTCGGAGGCCAGCCAGGGGTTCATGATGTTCAGAAGCCTATCGAAAGAGCAAAATGGAAGTCTGTGCTCCCCATACACCCCTCCTGATCTGGACGTTTGA
- the plp1a gene encoding proteolipid protein 1a isoform X3 translates to MGCYDCCVRCLGGVPYTSLVATLMCFSGIALFCGCGHQALAETERLIETYFARNLQDYITLAYLIQYFQYIIYGLASFFFLYCILLLAEGFYTTSAVKQTFGEFRSTVCGRCLSTTFIVVTYVLAVIWLLVFAISALPVYFFYNMATTCHTIDELSETATSINQLCIDARQYGLLPWDALPGKACGMTLSTVCQTREFFLTYDLYIAAFAGAGITLLALIQCFLRLVMGRLYLKERLKRESEASQGFMMFRSLSKEQNGSLCSPYTPPDLDV, encoded by the exons ATGG GTTGTTATGACTGCTGTGTGCGCTGCTTGGGTGGGGTGCCCTACACGTCCCTGGTGGCCACCCTGATGTGCTTCTCGGGCATCGCGCTGTTCTGCGGCTGTGGGCACCAGGCGCTGGCTGAGACGGAGCGGCTCATCGAAACATACTTCGCCCGCAACCTGCAGGACTACATCACCCTGGCCTACCT TATCCAGTATTTCCAGTACATTATCTATGGCCTGGcctctttcttcttcctctactGCATCCTGTTACTGGCAGAGGGCTTTTACACCACCAGTGCGGTCAAGCAGACTTTCGGGGAGTTCCGTAGCACGGTGTGCGGGCGCTGCCTCAGCACCACG TTCATCGTGGTGACCTACGTCCTGGCCGTCATCTGGCTCTTGGTTTTCGCCATCTCAGCACTGCCTGTGTACTTCTTCTACAACATGGCTACCACCTGCCACACCATTGACGAGCTGTCTGAGACGGCCACCAGCATCAACCAGCTGTGCATAGATGCCAGGCAGTATG GATTGCTGCCCTGGGACGCATTGCCGGGAAAAGCTTGCGGAATGACCCTGTCGACTGTTTGCCAAACGAGGGAG TTCTTCCTGACCTATGACCTCTACATAGCCGCCTTTGCCGGAGCAGGGATCACACTGTTGGCACTG ATTCAGTGCTTTCTGCGACTGGTTATGGGTCGCTTGTACTTGAAGGAGAGATTGAAGCGGGAGTCGGAGGCCAGCCAGGGGTTCATGATGTTCAGAAGCCTATCGAAAGAGCAAAATGGAAGTCTGTGCTCCCCATACACCCCTCCTGATCTGGACGTTTGA
- the plp1a gene encoding proteolipid protein 1a isoform X2, with the protein MESDKGLKPDALDSTDQRPCVLLVPLDKPAPPTSCYDCCVRCLGGVPYTSLVATLMCFSGIALFCGCGHQALAETERLIETYFARNLQDYITLAYLIQYFQYIIYGLASFFFLYCILLLAEGFYTTSAVKQTFGEFRSTVCGRCLSTTFIVVTYVLAVIWLLVFAISALPVYFFYNMATTCHTIDELSETATSINQLCIDARQYGLLPWDALPGKACGMTLSTVCQTREFFLTYDLYIAAFAGAGITLLALLTYMVSTTYNFAVLRYLGRKGIGTRC; encoded by the exons ATGGAAAGCGACAAAGGACTGAAACCGGACGCCCTCGATTCCACGGATCAGAGGCCGTGTGTTCTCCTCGTCCCGTTGGACAAACCCGCTCCTCCAACAA GTTGTTATGACTGCTGTGTGCGCTGCTTGGGTGGGGTGCCCTACACGTCCCTGGTGGCCACCCTGATGTGCTTCTCGGGCATCGCGCTGTTCTGCGGCTGTGGGCACCAGGCGCTGGCTGAGACGGAGCGGCTCATCGAAACATACTTCGCCCGCAACCTGCAGGACTACATCACCCTGGCCTACCT TATCCAGTATTTCCAGTACATTATCTATGGCCTGGcctctttcttcttcctctactGCATCCTGTTACTGGCAGAGGGCTTTTACACCACCAGTGCGGTCAAGCAGACTTTCGGGGAGTTCCGTAGCACGGTGTGCGGGCGCTGCCTCAGCACCACG TTCATCGTGGTGACCTACGTCCTGGCCGTCATCTGGCTCTTGGTTTTCGCCATCTCAGCACTGCCTGTGTACTTCTTCTACAACATGGCTACCACCTGCCACACCATTGACGAGCTGTCTGAGACGGCCACCAGCATCAACCAGCTGTGCATAGATGCCAGGCAGTATG GATTGCTGCCCTGGGACGCATTGCCGGGAAAAGCTTGCGGAATGACCCTGTCGACTGTTTGCCAAACGAGGGAG TTCTTCCTGACCTATGACCTCTACATAGCCGCCTTTGCCGGAGCAGGGATCACACTGTTGGCACTG CTCACCTACATGGTCTCCACCACCTATAACTTTGCTGTTCTGAGGTATCTGGGCAGAAAGGGCATAGGCACGCGGTGTTAG
- the pcdh20 gene encoding protocadherin-20 isoform X2, whose product MLCSSAATHLSIQEEQPEGIKIGSIAQDFLPPYHLLTSDKHTRLDTQTGDLYTTAHTIDRETLCPQQPTPTGPCLIQQLVLAHDVVVKVTVEVEDINDNSPHFPEDEVRLSVPEDVAVGTSFLLDDQAQDDDTGSNGQLWYHLDDPDGFFSAEEAGQSLVVVVRRTLDREVRDTHRLTVVTTDRGVPSQSSTATLVVEVTDINDNCPAFRLDSPKSILVPMDAPRGTAVIRVRAMDPDLGPNSIITYSFSPKTSDKSRELFSLDSDSGQITLAGTIDSDGPAEYILRVLASGPSCPPAVTQVTVSVLAASSQRPVMKIRYIAELREGAILIKENQPPTVLALLELEGASPVKGAPSIAGEVPFLLRPQTGNYLLLTSKPLDFEQKSKYHVSIQVRDSRLPGGGEEMVITVLVQDVNDNAPQFQLPHYQVDVEENNAPGTTIAHIRAADIDSMQNGEVAYRLSLHTASMFSIDPGTGRVSVSVALDREQQEFHNFTVLARDNGSPALESTTSVSVHVLDQNDNEPVFTTTNFIFFIPENFPRLGQVGVVPVRDPDAGVNGQVEVQVVNGSGPFMMDNARGTLRCVAEVDREVQDRYELWLVAQDGGHPPHSSTARVTVFVEDINDNRPKVILPSTNLSCLTVSPTMHTGATVTKIYAIDKDSGINGDISYRMVASEPHSPFLIDARSGNVTLAQRLLIRDHRLHHLFIVVSDGGEPTPLQSAVWVNLLVNETEGPCTLSTVPIPAPAHFTHRPPKKTTCEEDQSGIKNAKTTLLVGLGMLVCSAIMLLGAAILFIKQRALRRSHQKLASKGSEIPLRLKETYHTVDWADVQ is encoded by the coding sequence ATGCTGTGCAGCAGTGCAGCGACCCACCTGTCTATTCAGGAGGAGCAGCCTGAGGGCATCAAAATTGGATCAATTGCCCAAGACTTTCTGCCACCGTATCATCTCCTGACGTCTGATAAGCACACAAGgctggacacacagacaggagaccTGTACACCACCGCACACACCATTGACCGGGAGACACTGTGCCCTCAGCAGCCCACCCCAACGGGGCCATGTCTGATCCAGCAGCTCGTCTTGGCCCATGATGTGGTCGTTAAGGTCACCGTGGAGGTAGAGGACATCAATGACAACTCCCCACACTTCCCAGAGGATGAAGTTCGCCTCAGCGTGCCGGAGGATGTAGCCGTGGGGACCAGTTTCCTTCTGGATGACCAGGCTCAGGATGATGACACAGGCAGTAACGGACAGCTGTGGTACCACCTGGATGATCCTGACGGGTTCTTCAGCGCAGAAGAAGCGGGTCAGtcgctggtggtggtggtgagacGCACACTGGACCGGGAGGTCCGGGACACCCATCGCCTGACTGTGGTCACAACCGACCGCGGGGTCCCGTCACAGAGCAGCACGGCCACTTTGGTCGTGGAGGTGACAGACATCAACGATAACTGCCCAGCGTTCCGCCTTGACAGCCCTAAATCCATCCTCGTCCCAATGGATGCACCTAGGGGCACGGCAGTAATCCGTGTCAGGGCCATGGACCCCGACCTTGGCCCCAATAGCATAATTACGTATTCATTCAGTCCCAAGACCTCCGACAAGTCCAGGGAGCTGTTCTCCCTGGACAGTGACAGTGGGCAGATTACTCTAGCCGGCACTATTGACAGTGATGGCCCCGCTGAGTATATTCTGAGAGTCCTGGCCAGTGGCCCATCCTGCCCCCCTGCTGTGACACAGGTAACTGTATCTGTGCTTGCGGCATCCAGCCAGAGGCCGGTGATGAAGATCAGGTACATAGCAGAGCTTCGAGAAGGGGCTATACTGATAAAAGAGAACCAGCCCCCCACAGTTCTGGCCCTCCTGGAGCTGGAAGGTGCGTCCCCTGTCAAAGGCGCCCCATCCATTGCAGGGGAGGTGCCTTTTTTACTGAGACCACAAACGGGAAACTACCTCCTGCTAACATCAAAGCCCCTAGACTTTGAACAGAAAAGCAAATATCACGTTTCCATTCAGGTCAGAGACAGCCGGCTCCCTGGGGGAGGCGAGGAGATGGTGATCACGGTCCTAGTGCAGGACGTCAATGACAACGCCCCGCAGTTCCAGCTGCCCCATTATCAGGTGGATGTGGAAGAGAACAATGCACCCGGGACAACCATTGCGCACATCAGAGCGGCCGATATTGACAGCATGCAGAACGGAGAAGTGGCTTACAGGCTGAGCCTTCACACGGCATCCATGTTCAGCATCGACCCTGGAACTGGCCGGGTGTCAGTGTCAGTCGCTCTTGACAGGGAACAACAAGAGTTCCACAATTTCACTGTGCTGGCCAGGGACAATGGCTCTCCCGCTCTAGAATCTACCACCAGTGTGTCCGTCCACGTGCTGGACCAGAATGACAACGAGCCTGTCTTCACCACCACAAACTTCATCTTCTTCATCCCAGAAAACTTCCCTCGCCTGGGCCAGGTTGGAGTGGTGCCTGTCAGGGACCCAGATGCTGGGGTCAATGGGCAAGTGGAGGTCCAGGTGGTAAATGGCAGCGGCCCCTTCATGATGGACAACGCCCGGGGGACTCTGCGCTGTGTGGCCGAGGTTGACCGTGAGGTGCAGGACCGCTATGAGCTGTGGCTCGTGGCCCAAGACGGTGGCCATCCCCCACACTCCTCCACCGCCCGGGTCACTGTCTTTGTGGAGGACATCAACGACAACCGGCCCAAAGTGATCCTCCCCTCCACCAACCTGTCCTGCCTGACTGTGTCCCCCACCATGCACACCGGGGCTACTGTCACCAAGATCTACGCCATCGACAAAGACTCGGGGATCAACGGTGACATCAGCTACCGCATGGTGGCCTCAGAGCCGCACAGCCCGTTCCTGATCGACGCGCGATCTGGGAACGTCACTCTCGCACAACGACTGCTGATACGTGACCACAGGCTGCATCACCTCTTCATCGTGGTGAGCGATGGGGGAGAGCCCACCCCCCTACAGTCTGCTGTGTGGGTCAACCTCCTGGTCAATGAGACAGAGGGGCCTTGCACTCTGAGCACTGTGCCTATTCCCGCCCCCGCCCATTTCACACACCGACCCCCAAAAAAGACCACCTGCGAGGAGGACCAGTCGGGCATTAAAAACGCCAAAACCACCCTGTTAGTTGGCCTTGGCATGTTGGTGTGCTCTGCCATTATGCTACTGGGAGCTGCCATATTGTTCATAAAGCAAAGAGCACTACGGAGAAGCCACCAGAAACTTGCTTCTAAAGGTAGTGAAATCCCACTGAGACTGAAGGAGACCTACCACACTGTTGACTGGGCAGATGTCCAGTGA
- the pcdh20 gene encoding protocadherin-20 isoform X1, producing the protein MGTCAVRKDQGICVNMSKSTSLQKVLGLVLLQQMLCSSAATHLSIQEEQPEGIKIGSIAQDFLPPYHLLTSDKHTRLDTQTGDLYTTAHTIDRETLCPQQPTPTGPCLIQQLVLAHDVVVKVTVEVEDINDNSPHFPEDEVRLSVPEDVAVGTSFLLDDQAQDDDTGSNGQLWYHLDDPDGFFSAEEAGQSLVVVVRRTLDREVRDTHRLTVVTTDRGVPSQSSTATLVVEVTDINDNCPAFRLDSPKSILVPMDAPRGTAVIRVRAMDPDLGPNSIITYSFSPKTSDKSRELFSLDSDSGQITLAGTIDSDGPAEYILRVLASGPSCPPAVTQVTVSVLAASSQRPVMKIRYIAELREGAILIKENQPPTVLALLELEGASPVKGAPSIAGEVPFLLRPQTGNYLLLTSKPLDFEQKSKYHVSIQVRDSRLPGGGEEMVITVLVQDVNDNAPQFQLPHYQVDVEENNAPGTTIAHIRAADIDSMQNGEVAYRLSLHTASMFSIDPGTGRVSVSVALDREQQEFHNFTVLARDNGSPALESTTSVSVHVLDQNDNEPVFTTTNFIFFIPENFPRLGQVGVVPVRDPDAGVNGQVEVQVVNGSGPFMMDNARGTLRCVAEVDREVQDRYELWLVAQDGGHPPHSSTARVTVFVEDINDNRPKVILPSTNLSCLTVSPTMHTGATVTKIYAIDKDSGINGDISYRMVASEPHSPFLIDARSGNVTLAQRLLIRDHRLHHLFIVVSDGGEPTPLQSAVWVNLLVNETEGPCTLSTVPIPAPAHFTHRPPKKTTCEEDQSGIKNAKTTLLVGLGMLVCSAIMLLGAAILFIKQRALRRSHQKLASKGSEIPLRLKETYHTVDWADVQ; encoded by the exons ATGGGAACATGTGCTGTGAGAAAGGACCAGGGGATATGTGTTAACATGAGCAAGAGCACTTCACTGCAG AAAGTTCTGGGCCTAGTTCTGCTTCAGCAGATGCTGTGCAGCAGTGCAGCGACCCACCTGTCTATTCAGGAGGAGCAGCCTGAGGGCATCAAAATTGGATCAATTGCCCAAGACTTTCTGCCACCGTATCATCTCCTGACGTCTGATAAGCACACAAGgctggacacacagacaggagaccTGTACACCACCGCACACACCATTGACCGGGAGACACTGTGCCCTCAGCAGCCCACCCCAACGGGGCCATGTCTGATCCAGCAGCTCGTCTTGGCCCATGATGTGGTCGTTAAGGTCACCGTGGAGGTAGAGGACATCAATGACAACTCCCCACACTTCCCAGAGGATGAAGTTCGCCTCAGCGTGCCGGAGGATGTAGCCGTGGGGACCAGTTTCCTTCTGGATGACCAGGCTCAGGATGATGACACAGGCAGTAACGGACAGCTGTGGTACCACCTGGATGATCCTGACGGGTTCTTCAGCGCAGAAGAAGCGGGTCAGtcgctggtggtggtggtgagacGCACACTGGACCGGGAGGTCCGGGACACCCATCGCCTGACTGTGGTCACAACCGACCGCGGGGTCCCGTCACAGAGCAGCACGGCCACTTTGGTCGTGGAGGTGACAGACATCAACGATAACTGCCCAGCGTTCCGCCTTGACAGCCCTAAATCCATCCTCGTCCCAATGGATGCACCTAGGGGCACGGCAGTAATCCGTGTCAGGGCCATGGACCCCGACCTTGGCCCCAATAGCATAATTACGTATTCATTCAGTCCCAAGACCTCCGACAAGTCCAGGGAGCTGTTCTCCCTGGACAGTGACAGTGGGCAGATTACTCTAGCCGGCACTATTGACAGTGATGGCCCCGCTGAGTATATTCTGAGAGTCCTGGCCAGTGGCCCATCCTGCCCCCCTGCTGTGACACAGGTAACTGTATCTGTGCTTGCGGCATCCAGCCAGAGGCCGGTGATGAAGATCAGGTACATAGCAGAGCTTCGAGAAGGGGCTATACTGATAAAAGAGAACCAGCCCCCCACAGTTCTGGCCCTCCTGGAGCTGGAAGGTGCGTCCCCTGTCAAAGGCGCCCCATCCATTGCAGGGGAGGTGCCTTTTTTACTGAGACCACAAACGGGAAACTACCTCCTGCTAACATCAAAGCCCCTAGACTTTGAACAGAAAAGCAAATATCACGTTTCCATTCAGGTCAGAGACAGCCGGCTCCCTGGGGGAGGCGAGGAGATGGTGATCACGGTCCTAGTGCAGGACGTCAATGACAACGCCCCGCAGTTCCAGCTGCCCCATTATCAGGTGGATGTGGAAGAGAACAATGCACCCGGGACAACCATTGCGCACATCAGAGCGGCCGATATTGACAGCATGCAGAACGGAGAAGTGGCTTACAGGCTGAGCCTTCACACGGCATCCATGTTCAGCATCGACCCTGGAACTGGCCGGGTGTCAGTGTCAGTCGCTCTTGACAGGGAACAACAAGAGTTCCACAATTTCACTGTGCTGGCCAGGGACAATGGCTCTCCCGCTCTAGAATCTACCACCAGTGTGTCCGTCCACGTGCTGGACCAGAATGACAACGAGCCTGTCTTCACCACCACAAACTTCATCTTCTTCATCCCAGAAAACTTCCCTCGCCTGGGCCAGGTTGGAGTGGTGCCTGTCAGGGACCCAGATGCTGGGGTCAATGGGCAAGTGGAGGTCCAGGTGGTAAATGGCAGCGGCCCCTTCATGATGGACAACGCCCGGGGGACTCTGCGCTGTGTGGCCGAGGTTGACCGTGAGGTGCAGGACCGCTATGAGCTGTGGCTCGTGGCCCAAGACGGTGGCCATCCCCCACACTCCTCCACCGCCCGGGTCACTGTCTTTGTGGAGGACATCAACGACAACCGGCCCAAAGTGATCCTCCCCTCCACCAACCTGTCCTGCCTGACTGTGTCCCCCACCATGCACACCGGGGCTACTGTCACCAAGATCTACGCCATCGACAAAGACTCGGGGATCAACGGTGACATCAGCTACCGCATGGTGGCCTCAGAGCCGCACAGCCCGTTCCTGATCGACGCGCGATCTGGGAACGTCACTCTCGCACAACGACTGCTGATACGTGACCACAGGCTGCATCACCTCTTCATCGTGGTGAGCGATGGGGGAGAGCCCACCCCCCTACAGTCTGCTGTGTGGGTCAACCTCCTGGTCAATGAGACAGAGGGGCCTTGCACTCTGAGCACTGTGCCTATTCCCGCCCCCGCCCATTTCACACACCGACCCCCAAAAAAGACCACCTGCGAGGAGGACCAGTCGGGCATTAAAAACGCCAAAACCACCCTGTTAGTTGGCCTTGGCATGTTGGTGTGCTCTGCCATTATGCTACTGGGAGCTGCCATATTGTTCATAAAGCAAAGAGCACTACGGAGAAGCCACCAGAAACTTGCTTCTAAAGGTAGTGAAATCCCACTGAGACTGAAGGAGACCTACCACACTGTTGACTGGGCAGATGTCCAGTGA
- the si:dkey-27i16.2 gene encoding regulator of cell cycle RGCC-like, with translation MSSVNISELETEMDELLQEFHFVMDELRVPSLGTPCLYEEHLKQAKRRNDMNDGVSDSGIEDSDYSRDQSLGGSLNTSEEDLDSAGMTASPKAKLGDTGDLQSFIDSLDRELAEM, from the exons ATGTCATCTGTAAACATTTCAG AACTGGAGACCGAGATGGACGAATTACTTCAAGAGTTTCATTTTGTAATGGATGAGCTCAGGGTACCGTCGTTGGGTACCCCCTGTCTTTACGAGGAGCACCTCAAACAGGCTAAAAGACGCAACGACATGAACGATGGAGTGAGCGACAGTGGGATAGAAGATTCGGACTACA GCAGGGACCAGTCATTGGGTGGGAGCCTGAACACCAGTGAGGAGGACCTTGACTCTGCAGGCATGACTGCCTCTCCTAAAG CCAAGCTGGGAGACACCGGAGACCTCCAGAGTTTTATAGACAGCCTGGACAGAGAGCTTGCCG AGATGTGA